Proteins encoded within one genomic window of Nordella sp. HKS 07:
- a CDS encoding sugar-transfer associated ATP-grasp domain-containing protein, whose product MVARSLPTNQTHRSKRGTVLSVMEAQALTALHAFPLLYCRSGCAPAGSTSALLHDIYREEILARLKDMSFFKRKLVVFVWPPAMVLWGLGLTLANGAYVARRFGRGMIGQFADQMRLAFTQGIPVNFFYTYELHDRQNWSRAQEYVLRGHIKGGCQLYKRLYRDDPVRRESARILNDKLSFHQFCAARDLPTAHLFAVISNGAFAWTDPGQTTLPKIDLFLKPRKENGGSGAERWAHADGRYHRHGHSSVLDAKQLTERLAKLSQKQAYLVYECLANHPEIGDLSAGALCTFRLHTMLNEAGKVEHLFTMFRMSQFRRRVVETQDGIAAAVDPVTGVLGPASNSSPIARWLDHHPVTGARITDRKVPFWPEALALALSTHAQLGSPINVGWDIAVTARGPIILEANKSPDVEIEQRLNGPWGNGRFGKLLAHHLMREITQTNHPRMSASAEMQAAAL is encoded by the coding sequence ATGGTGGCCAGATCGCTGCCGACAAATCAGACCCACCGATCAAAGCGCGGCACCGTTCTGAGCGTAATGGAAGCGCAGGCACTGACCGCGCTACACGCATTTCCGTTGCTCTATTGCCGATCTGGCTGTGCGCCTGCCGGGAGCACGTCGGCCCTGCTGCACGATATCTATCGCGAGGAGATCCTCGCCCGCCTCAAGGACATGTCTTTCTTCAAGCGCAAGCTCGTCGTTTTCGTCTGGCCGCCGGCCATGGTGCTATGGGGGCTGGGCCTTACCCTTGCCAATGGCGCCTATGTCGCACGCCGCTTCGGGCGCGGCATGATCGGGCAATTCGCCGATCAGATGCGGCTTGCCTTCACGCAAGGCATCCCAGTCAATTTCTTCTACACCTACGAACTGCACGACCGGCAGAACTGGTCGCGCGCGCAGGAATATGTCCTGCGGGGTCACATCAAAGGCGGCTGCCAGCTCTATAAGCGCCTCTATCGTGACGACCCGGTGCGGCGCGAAAGCGCCAGGATCCTCAACGACAAGCTTTCCTTCCATCAGTTCTGCGCCGCCCGCGATCTGCCGACGGCGCATCTTTTCGCCGTCATATCGAACGGCGCCTTCGCCTGGACGGATCCGGGGCAGACCACGCTGCCCAAGATCGATCTCTTCCTCAAACCGCGCAAGGAGAATGGCGGCAGCGGCGCCGAACGATGGGCGCATGCTGACGGACGCTATCACCGGCACGGCCACAGCAGCGTGCTCGATGCGAAGCAGCTGACGGAGAGACTAGCCAAGCTCTCACAGAAGCAGGCCTATCTCGTCTATGAGTGCCTCGCCAATCATCCGGAAATAGGCGACCTGTCGGCCGGCGCCCTGTGCACCTTCCGACTGCATACGATGCTGAACGAGGCGGGCAAAGTCGAGCATCTGTTCACGATGTTCCGCATGTCGCAATTTCGCCGGCGCGTCGTCGAAACGCAGGACGGCATCGCCGCCGCGGTCGATCCGGTTACCGGTGTGCTCGGCCCCGCGTCGAATTCATCGCCTATCGCGCGCTGGCTCGATCATCATCCCGTGACCGGCGCCCGGATCACCGACCGCAAGGTCCCCTTCTGGCCCGAGGCCTTGGCGCTGGCGCTCTCCACGCATGCGCAATTGGGCTCGCCCATAAACGTCGGCTGGGACATCGCGGTCACCGCGCGCGGGCCCATCATTCTCGAGGCCAACAAATCACCCGATGTGGAGATCGAGCAACGGCTCAATGGTCCCTGGGGCAATGGCCGCTTCGGTAAGCTTCTGGCGCATCACTTGATGCGCGAGATCACGCAGACCAACCATCCGCGAATGTCTGCGTCCGCAGAAATGCAAGCAGCCGCTCTCTGA
- a CDS encoding ROK family transcriptional regulator → MLLSATNAVKAKLINLWVVFDAIRMNGGISRSGIADETGLSKQASSDLVDELIAMQFVRETKPSGRRVGKPPTPLAIDPDGAFSLGFHVDVGQMSAIAVNLAGDVLHREDHALNDLEPHHAVIQLELAARRLLASARIPDERFLGIGLATPGPFAVKGLSPPRLPGWDGIALRDLLREATGYNVSLANDGQCAIIAEWRFGASARRLTNFVYVYFGIGVGSGVMVHSAAFGGASGNAGELGHLTVVPGGHDCICGKSGCLETYVSVDSAMRHLSTRGIEVQTMAEFAEHVGPADPVIADWITQGVEPLRNGLNAVENLFDPQSIMIGGNAPDWLIDTFMERVEPLLPSVGRVERTLPRLMKSELGADAVARGAAVLPLLATLNPLYRELNPYV, encoded by the coding sequence ATGCTTCTCAGCGCCACCAATGCCGTGAAGGCCAAGCTCATCAATCTCTGGGTGGTGTTCGACGCGATCCGCATGAATGGGGGCATCTCGCGGTCCGGCATCGCAGATGAGACGGGGCTTTCCAAACAGGCAAGCTCGGATCTCGTCGATGAGCTCATCGCCATGCAGTTCGTCCGTGAAACAAAGCCGTCGGGGCGGCGCGTCGGCAAGCCCCCGACCCCACTCGCCATCGATCCCGACGGTGCCTTCTCGCTCGGCTTCCATGTCGATGTCGGGCAGATGTCGGCCATCGCCGTCAATCTCGCGGGCGATGTTCTCCATCGCGAGGATCACGCGCTCAACGATCTCGAGCCGCATCACGCCGTCATTCAGCTCGAGCTGGCGGCCAGGCGGCTGCTCGCTTCGGCACGGATCCCCGATGAGCGCTTCCTCGGCATCGGCCTGGCGACGCCCGGCCCCTTCGCTGTCAAGGGCCTGAGCCCGCCACGCCTGCCCGGCTGGGACGGCATCGCTCTGCGTGATCTGTTGCGCGAGGCCACCGGCTACAATGTGTCGCTTGCCAATGACGGCCAGTGCGCCATCATCGCCGAATGGCGCTTCGGGGCTTCGGCTCGACGGCTCACCAATTTCGTCTATGTCTATTTCGGCATCGGCGTCGGCAGCGGCGTCATGGTGCACAGCGCGGCCTTCGGCGGTGCCAGCGGCAATGCCGGTGAACTTGGCCATCTCACCGTCGTGCCGGGCGGGCATGACTGCATCTGCGGCAAGAGCGGCTGCCTCGAAACCTATGTGTCGGTCGACAGCGCCATGCGGCATCTCTCTACCCGGGGCATCGAGGTCCAGACGATGGCGGAATTCGCCGAACACGTCGGCCCGGCCGATCCCGTCATCGCGGACTGGATCACGCAAGGCGTCGAGCCTTTGCGCAACGGCCTCAACGCGGTCGAGAATCTCTTCGATCCGCAATCGATCATGATCGGCGGCAATGCACCGGACTGGCTGATCGACACCTTCATGGAGCGGGTCGAACCGTTGCTGCCATCGGTCGGGCGCGTCGAGCGCACGTTACCGCGTCTCATGAAGAGCGAGCTTGGCGCCGATGCGGTGGCGCGTGGCGCGGCGGTTCTGCCGCTTCTCGCCACGCTCAATCCGCTCTACCGCGAGCTCAATCCGTATGTGTGA
- a CDS encoding sugar ABC transporter substrate-binding protein — protein sequence MFHSFSRRNFLKTGAAAGAVTALPDFLSRTAGAQEAALSVFSPLPPDPAPPGAAKFSEDAFAKWQADNGAKVAYEMLAWPQLHDRMATAFASGAAPWDITYNCGWVPEFESFLTPYADNLPKALVDDLPATSFATTTVGGKRYGTVFTLALLTLFYNKELMEQAGFKEAPKTWDEMKACAKEMTRDGRFGFVLNYGDPAGIGGTASYWMVFLQQAGGKVYGEDGMPAFKTDEGVAALQMMVDLMPSTDPGSISYAGINDATNVLLAGRAGMMMNWPFMWNAGNDPKQSQIVGKMTSAVLPAGPKGSASIDGTDAWTIVKSSKNQEKAQKLIEFYLDAEVQKRQVLDTGWLPIRLSVLADPEVQAKAPNAAVVLEQAKHPYDSFVTADYNQVTVAVGTEVQQALQGTKTAAQAISDAQDAVTAIVKRRG from the coding sequence ATGTTCCACAGTTTTAGCCGCCGCAATTTCCTTAAAACCGGCGCCGCTGCCGGCGCCGTCACCGCGCTACCGGACTTCCTGAGCCGGACTGCCGGGGCGCAAGAGGCGGCGCTCAGTGTGTTTTCTCCGTTGCCACCGGATCCGGCTCCCCCGGGTGCCGCCAAATTCTCCGAAGACGCCTTCGCCAAATGGCAGGCCGATAATGGTGCCAAGGTCGCCTATGAGATGCTGGCCTGGCCGCAGCTCCATGACCGCATGGCGACCGCTTTCGCCTCCGGCGCCGCCCCGTGGGACATCACCTATAATTGCGGCTGGGTGCCGGAATTCGAATCCTTCCTGACGCCCTATGCCGACAACCTGCCGAAGGCGCTGGTCGATGACCTGCCGGCCACGAGCTTCGCCACCACCACCGTCGGAGGCAAGCGCTATGGCACCGTCTTCACCTTGGCGCTCCTCACTCTGTTCTACAACAAGGAGCTCATGGAGCAGGCAGGCTTCAAGGAAGCGCCCAAGACCTGGGACGAGATGAAAGCCTGCGCCAAGGAAATGACCCGCGACGGGCGCTTCGGCTTCGTCCTGAATTACGGCGATCCCGCCGGCATCGGTGGCACGGCAAGCTATTGGATGGTGTTCCTCCAGCAGGCCGGCGGCAAGGTCTATGGCGAGGACGGCATGCCCGCCTTCAAGACCGATGAAGGTGTTGCCGCCCTTCAGATGATGGTCGACCTCATGCCCTCGACCGATCCGGGCTCCATTTCCTATGCCGGCATCAACGACGCGACCAATGTGCTGCTCGCCGGCCGCGCCGGCATGATGATGAACTGGCCCTTCATGTGGAACGCCGGCAACGATCCCAAGCAGTCGCAGATTGTTGGCAAGATGACGAGCGCGGTGCTGCCGGCCGGACCCAAGGGCAGCGCGTCCATTGACGGCACCGATGCCTGGACCATCGTCAAGTCGAGCAAGAACCAGGAAAAGGCGCAGAAGCTCATCGAATTCTATCTCGATGCCGAGGTGCAGAAGCGCCAGGTTCTCGACACCGGCTGGCTGCCGATCCGCTTGTCGGTGCTCGCCGATCCGGAAGTCCAGGCCAAGGCCCCCAATGCCGCCGTGGTACTGGAGCAGGCGAAGCATCCCTATGACAGCTTCGTCACCGCCGACTACAACCAGGTGACGGTCGCCGTCGGCACCGAGGTGCAGCAGGCCTTGCAGGGAACCAAGACCGCCGCACAGGCGATCTCCGACGCCCAAGACGCGGTGACCGCCATCGTCAAGCGGCGCGGCTGA
- a CDS encoding carbohydrate ABC transporter permease: protein MVSTFEQRRRRTGLFFVAPALVVLAAILLYPIVDSILLALQRVQLAGGAVTQEWIGLSNFERLFADPVFWKAARNTAYFSVMEVVLVTFISLGVALLLNHPKGRSGFFRILLIVPWAIAPVANAVLWKWILHANYGVLNGILKVLGVIDSNQVWLGTPFSAMNFLLIVDVWKSVPFVALLMLAGLQRVPQSLYRAAYVDGAGPWSSFLHVTLPTMRGVIAIAIVLQTIWSLRVFDLVFVLTRGGPADATVLLNFLAYRVTFNFLDLGYGAAIANVIFALTFLLAAAYVWLLWPREPKGAR from the coding sequence ATGGTGAGCACTTTCGAGCAGAGGCGGCGAAGGACAGGTCTGTTCTTCGTCGCTCCGGCGCTGGTCGTGCTGGCCGCGATCCTCCTCTATCCGATCGTCGATTCGATCCTGCTGGCGTTGCAGCGCGTGCAATTGGCGGGCGGCGCGGTGACGCAGGAATGGATCGGCTTGAGCAATTTCGAGCGCCTATTCGCCGATCCCGTCTTCTGGAAAGCGGCCCGCAACACCGCCTATTTCTCCGTCATGGAAGTCGTGCTGGTGACATTCATCAGCCTCGGCGTGGCATTGCTACTCAACCATCCTAAGGGGCGATCGGGCTTCTTCCGCATTCTTCTGATCGTGCCCTGGGCGATCGCGCCCGTCGCCAATGCGGTCCTGTGGAAATGGATCCTCCATGCCAATTACGGCGTGCTGAACGGCATCCTCAAGGTGCTGGGCGTGATCGACAGCAACCAAGTCTGGCTCGGGACCCCATTCTCGGCGATGAATTTCCTGCTCATCGTCGATGTCTGGAAATCGGTACCCTTTGTGGCGCTCCTGATGCTGGCGGGCCTCCAGCGCGTGCCACAATCGCTCTACCGCGCCGCCTATGTGGATGGCGCCGGCCCGTGGAGCAGCTTCCTGCATGTGACGCTGCCGACCATGCGCGGCGTCATCGCCATTGCCATCGTATTACAGACCATCTGGTCCTTGCGCGTCTTCGATCTCGTCTTCGTGCTGACACGCGGCGGGCCGGCGGACGCGACTGTGCTGCTCAACTTCCTCGCCTATCGCGTCACTTTCAATTTCCTCGATCTGGGCTATGGCGCGGCCATCGCCAATGTGATCTTCGCGCTGACCTTCCTGCTCGCCGCCGCCTATGTATGGCTTTTGTGGCCGCGCGAACCCAAAGGTGCCAGATGA
- a CDS encoding carbohydrate ABC transporter permease: MSFARHQAGGPARQAIVVLGLLLFTTWSVGPILWLILSSLLEQKALIAQPPDLSPGSFTFENFSTVLAAAASLGRGILNSLIVSLFSTALALILGAPAAYALARLPVPRANGLAFLILATQMLPGIAIAIPLFIVISKLGLIDNVLSLGIVYLSFNLPIVIWILRGFFLGIPAGIEKAAAIDGAGTFATFWYVVLPISLPPLSAAAVFAFVEAWNEFFFALILTRQQAQTVPLVIAQFAGQYQTVFGQMMAAAVISVAPVILLAILFRNQIIRGFADGMMKG, encoded by the coding sequence ATGAGTTTCGCCAGGCATCAGGCGGGTGGCCCGGCGCGGCAGGCGATCGTCGTGCTCGGACTGCTTCTCTTCACCACGTGGTCGGTGGGTCCGATCCTGTGGTTGATCCTGTCGAGCCTGCTCGAGCAGAAGGCGCTGATAGCCCAGCCGCCCGATCTGTCGCCCGGGAGTTTCACCTTCGAGAATTTTTCGACCGTTCTCGCCGCGGCGGCCTCTCTCGGGCGCGGCATCCTCAATTCGCTGATCGTCTCGCTCTTCTCGACCGCTTTGGCCCTGATCCTCGGCGCGCCGGCCGCCTATGCGCTGGCACGATTGCCGGTGCCACGCGCCAACGGATTAGCCTTTCTCATCCTCGCCACCCAGATGCTGCCCGGCATCGCCATCGCCATCCCGCTTTTTATCGTGATCAGCAAATTGGGCCTCATCGACAATGTCCTGTCGCTCGGTATCGTCTATCTCTCCTTCAACCTGCCGATCGTGATCTGGATCCTGCGCGGCTTCTTCCTCGGCATCCCTGCCGGTATCGAGAAGGCGGCGGCGATCGACGGCGCCGGCACCTTCGCTACTTTCTGGTACGTCGTGCTGCCGATCTCGCTGCCGCCCTTGAGTGCTGCCGCTGTCTTCGCCTTTGTCGAGGCCTGGAACGAATTCTTCTTCGCGCTGATCCTGACGCGCCAGCAGGCCCAGACTGTGCCTCTGGTGATCGCGCAATTCGCCGGACAGTATCAGACCGTCTTCGGGCAGATGATGGCCGCCGCCGTCATCAGCGTGGCGCCGGTCATCCTGCTGGCCATCCTGTTCCGCAACCAGATCATCCGCGGCTTCGCGGACGGCATGATGAAAGGGTGA
- a CDS encoding ABC transporter ATP-binding protein, protein MAAIELRNVSKVFGAYTACRDVNLSIREGEFVTLLGASGCGKTTTLNMVAGLDDASSGDILMNGRRVNDLSPVERDVAMVFQNYALYPHMTVARNIGFTLKMRGLPPAEIKARVEKVASALELSTMLDRLPAQLSGGQQQRVAIGRALVREPRYFLFDEPFSNLDANLRLKMRAEVKELHQRLGVTSIFVTHDQEEAMSISDRIAVMNGGRIEQLGTPEEIYARPATRYVATFIGSPRLELAAGETGADGTIRVGSAAIPLAAGGKLGPGLPVDFGVRPEHVRLGEEGIPATVRLVQPVGPTTHVTLDWEGGTLLASLPGFVRLSPGMPVKALIDSRHLLVFDRQSGERLSQ, encoded by the coding sequence ATGGCCGCCATTGAACTGCGGAATGTCTCTAAGGTCTTCGGCGCCTACACCGCCTGCCGGGATGTCAACCTCTCCATCAGGGAGGGCGAATTCGTGACACTGCTCGGTGCTTCGGGTTGCGGCAAGACGACGACGCTGAACATGGTTGCGGGGCTCGATGATGCGAGCTCGGGCGACATCCTGATGAACGGCCGGCGTGTCAATGATCTATCGCCGGTCGAGCGTGACGTCGCCATGGTGTTCCAGAACTACGCGCTCTATCCGCATATGACGGTCGCCCGCAATATCGGCTTCACCTTGAAGATGCGCGGACTTCCGCCGGCCGAGATAAAGGCGCGCGTGGAGAAAGTCGCCTCGGCACTCGAGCTGTCCACCATGCTCGACCGCCTGCCGGCGCAATTGTCGGGCGGCCAGCAGCAGCGTGTCGCCATCGGCCGGGCGCTGGTGCGCGAGCCCAGATACTTCCTGTTCGATGAGCCATTCTCCAATCTCGACGCCAATTTGCGCCTGAAGATGCGCGCCGAGGTGAAGGAGCTGCATCAGCGCCTCGGCGTGACCTCGATCTTCGTCACCCACGACCAGGAGGAGGCGATGTCGATCTCGGACCGTATCGCGGTGATGAATGGCGGGCGCATCGAGCAGCTTGGCACGCCGGAGGAGATCTATGCGCGCCCCGCGACGCGTTATGTGGCGACATTCATCGGCAGTCCCCGCCTCGAACTGGCGGCGGGAGAGACCGGTGCGGACGGCACCATCAGGGTCGGATCGGCCGCCATTCCGCTCGCGGCGGGAGGCAAGCTGGGGCCGGGCTTACCCGTCGACTTCGGCGTGCGGCCCGAACATGTGAGGCTGGGCGAGGAGGGCATTCCCGCCACCGTGCGGCTGGTGCAGCCGGTTGGTCCCACTACCCATGTGACGCTCGACTGGGAAGGGGGAACGCTGCTCGCGAGCCTTCCGGGATTCGTGCGGCTCAGTCCCGGCATGCCGGTC